The proteins below come from a single Bacillus spongiae genomic window:
- a CDS encoding DUF2627 domain-containing protein, with protein MTRIIALVIMLIPGIFAAIGIKLMRDVLFGLLISPFPYLWLQFLAGLFLFIIGLTFVAGFIFYRDRKHNKVQPRFKSNKKKHEGQ; from the coding sequence ATGACTCGAATAATTGCTCTTGTTATTATGCTGATTCCAGGCATATTTGCTGCTATAGGGATTAAATTAATGAGAGATGTGCTTTTTGGACTTTTAATAAGCCCCTTCCCTTATTTATGGTTGCAATTTCTAGCAGGCTTATTTCTCTTTATTATTGGTTTAACCTTTGTAGCTGGCTTTATTTTTTATCGTGATCGAAAACACAATAAAGTACAACCACGATTTAAGTCCAATAAAAAAAAGCATGAAGGACAATGA
- a CDS encoding glycerophosphodiester phosphodiesterase, with product MTKIFAHRGASGEYPENSMLAFQAAEEAGADGIELDVQLSKDGEVVIIHDETLNRTTNGSGWVKDHTFQQLSRLNANAKYRRMKAPLPSLQELLEWLTSNSLICNIELKNGVILYPQLEEKVIELVQRYSLQDRIIISSFNHYSIVKCYSLAPSIEIAPLYNMRLYMPWVYAKSIRAKGIHPKLRAAPPEIIKAAMEEGIEVRPYTVNKERDMRKLIKLNCSAFFTDYPKRAKVLVEEMKKA from the coding sequence TTGACAAAGATTTTTGCTCACCGAGGAGCATCAGGGGAGTACCCTGAAAATAGTATGCTTGCTTTTCAAGCGGCAGAAGAAGCGGGGGCAGATGGAATTGAACTAGATGTCCAGCTTTCAAAAGATGGCGAAGTAGTGATTATCCATGATGAAACGTTAAACCGAACAACAAACGGTTCAGGATGGGTAAAGGACCATACATTTCAGCAATTATCCCGTCTTAATGCGAATGCAAAATACAGAAGAATGAAAGCCCCTTTACCATCTCTTCAGGAATTACTTGAATGGTTAACAAGTAACTCTTTAATTTGTAATATCGAGTTAAAAAATGGGGTAATTCTTTATCCTCAATTAGAAGAAAAAGTGATTGAGCTTGTGCAAAGATATTCACTGCAGGATCGAATCATCATTTCTTCCTTTAACCATTATTCCATAGTAAAATGCTATTCCCTTGCCCCATCGATTGAAATTGCCCCACTCTATAATATGAGGCTATATATGCCGTGGGTTTATGCGAAATCTATTCGAGCGAAAGGGATTCACCCGAAGCTAAGAGCAGCACCACCTGAAATTATTAAAGCGGCGATGGAAGAAGGGATTGAAGTAAGACCTTATACAGTGAATAAGGAAAGGGATATGAGAAAGCTTATTAAATTAAATTGTTCAGCTTTTTTTACGGATTATCCTAAAAGAGCGAAAGTATTAGTGGAAGAAATGAAAAAAGCATGA